From Amycolatopsis sp. WQ 127309:
CGCACCTACTTCAAGGGCCGGGGCGTCTCGCCGGACGTGTTCGACCACATCTTCATCGGCAGCGGAAACACCCGGCAGTGGCTGATCGGCGCGCTCGTCCTCACGAAGGGCGCGGCCGCACTCGACGTCACGAGCTCACCACCGCCGCCGGCGTTGAAGACCGAGCTCGATCGCGTGTCGCGCGCGGTCTTCGGTGTCCCGGCCGCGGAGCTGACCGCCGCGGACGTGGTGGCCGCTGTGGCGGAGCAGGAGCCCGACGACGTCGAGGTGCCCGGTACGCGGCTGGCCGTCGCGTGCGGCGACCAGCCGACGCCGGCAGCGACCTGGTACAAGATCCTCAGCGACCGGCAGGGCCCGGCGTACCCGCTGTTCGGCTGGGCCTACGGGCTGGGCGAACCGTGCGGCTACTGGTCCGAGCGGCCCCGGCACCCGTTGCCGAAGCTCCCCGCGCGGGCGGCGAAGAAGGTGCTCGTCGTCCAGGGCGAGTTCGACCCCCAGACCGGCTACGAGCAGGCCGAGGCGGCCGCGAAGACAGCCGGCGTCCCCCTGGTGTCGGTAGCGGACTCGCCGTTCCACGGCCAGTACGCCGTCAGCGGAAACCCTTGTGTCGACGACTTGGTGAACGCCTACTTCCTCGGAAGCGTGCGTCCCGCCGCCACCATCTGCCCCGGTGTCCCGTTGCCCGGGGAAACCACCGTCTTTCCGGCGGCGGGCCCGGCCGGACAGCCGAGCGAGACGGCGTCGCCGCGTACCGCGCGTTCGACCGCGCGGCAACAGCTCCAGGAAAGCATCAGCTCGCTCAACCGCGGGTTCTGATCGTCCGGCGTTCGTGCGAGGGCGCCGCGGTCGCGGGTGGTTCCACCGAAAGTGCCCTTGGTGGCATCGATGTGTGGTTTCGGATTGCCGGTTTCCTTGCTGTTGCCGACACTCGAAACATGGAGAGCACGGTTTCCGAGCCCGAGGCAGCACCCGAGTCCGACGTCCGGTTCCCGATCGTCCTGCGGGGGTACGACCGTCGTCAGGTGGACGAATACGTGCGGGTCGCGGAGAAGCGGGTGGAACGGCACGAGAAGGCGCGGAGGGTGGCGGAGCGCAGGCTGACCAAGGCCCAGATCCCCGCACCTCGGACCGCGGTGTCGGAACAGGAGCGTGGCCTGGGGAAGCGGATCGAAAAGATCCTCGAGGTCGCCAAGTCCGAAGCCGAGGAGATCAAGGAGCAAGCCCGCAAGGAGAGCGAGAAGCTGCTGACGGCCGCGGAGAAGACGGCCGCCGACGCGGAGAACGCCCGTGTGGAGACCGAGCGCGCCGCGCAGCAGGAGGCTCGACGCGTCATCTCCCGCGCGGAACAGGAAGCCGCCACCATCCGGACGGCCCACCAGGCGGTGCTGGCCGAACTCGGCCAGATCGCCGACGTCGTCGAAGAGCTGCGCGACCGATTCGGCGGCGAGGCCGAAGCGGAACATCGTGCTGAGACCGGTGCCGCGGACCCCGTGCCCGCGCCGGCCGGCTCGACGCGGGCCGGTTGAGGAATCGGGTAGCAGGTCGGAGTCCGGGCCGTGACGTCCGTGGCTCGGGCGCCGTATCGGGAACTGCCCGTCGCCGAAAGCCGTCCACAACACGCTGCCCGCGCCTGCGCGGACAAGGTGCGGGTGACGCGGCGCCGGCGAACCTGGCGACGGTGCCCTGCGCCGTCGGCCACCCGACCAGCCGTGCGCCGACCTGACTGCTAGTCGGCC
This genomic window contains:
- a CDS encoding DivIVA domain-containing protein, which produces MESTVSEPEAAPESDVRFPIVLRGYDRRQVDEYVRVAEKRVERHEKARRVAERRLTKAQIPAPRTAVSEQERGLGKRIEKILEVAKSEAEEIKEQARKESEKLLTAAEKTAADAENARVETERAAQQEARRVISRAEQEAATIRTAHQAVLAELGQIADVVEELRDRFGGEAEAEHRAETGAADPVPAPAGSTRAG